The genome window CATGGCCGCACGGGGCGGTTTGGGGCTTTGCTGGCGCTGCCGCGCACGATGGAGGCTTCCTGATGGACGATCTGGCTGCCCGTCGTGCCCAACTGGAGGCGCTGCGGGAACGCATTGCTGTGTGTCGTGCCTGTTTAGAGGCGGGCTATTGGGTGCACCCCCGCCCGATTTATTCCGGCCATGTGGGGGCGCGCATCATGGTCATTGGCCAGGCCCCCGGCATCACCGAAGTGGAAGCCGGGCGGCCGTTCAACGCGGGCAGCGGCTCGCGCCTCTTCCGCTGGCTGGCCGACGCGGGCATCGAGGAAACCTGGTTCCGCCGCACGCAATACATGACCTCGGTCACCAAGTGTTATCCTGGCCGCGCCAAATCGGGCAGTGGTGACCGCGCCCCAAGCCGCAAAGAGCAGATGCTCTGCCGCCCTTTCCTGGAAGCCGAAATCGCCCTGGTGGACCCCGAACTGATTTTGCCTGTGGGGCGGTTGGCAATCAATATGTTTTACCCCCAAAAGGCCAGGCTGAGCGAAATCATTGGCACCGAAAAGCAGGTTGAGGGGCGTTGGGTGGTGCCGCTGCCGCACCCCTCCGGGGCCAGCCGCTGGCATCAGAGCGAAGCCAACCGTGCCCTGGTGCGGCAGGCGGTGGCGCGCATTGCGGCCCACATGGCACGCATGTTCCCCGACGGCATCGGTGGGATAAAAGAGGAATAGGGGCTGCTGGCAGCGTTGGCAGTGAGGGGTGGTACAATAAGGCCATTGGAAGGAGGTGCACCATGCCCGAAGAACCGTTCTCTGCCCCGCAGAATACCTCTGAAGCCCCGGAAACGCCCGCTCCCGCTGCCGGAGCGACGCCTTCGCCCGCGGTAGCAACCCCGCCTGCCGCAGAAACCAACCCCGAAGCGGGGGCTGCCCCTGCTTCGGCTCCTGAACTGCCCCCCGCGGCGGAAGGCCAGCCCGCTGAGCCACCTCAGTCTAAGCCGCCCAGCAAGGCCAGGCGTTTCTTGCGCCGCCTTTGGCGCTGGACGCTTGTGGTTTTGGTGGTGTTTGGGCTTGGTTTCGTGGCGGCGACTTGGCGATTGTATGTGCCCGCGCGAAACGCAGCACGTCAGGCCCAGGCCCAGGCCCAGCAGGCCGCGCAGCAGGTCCAGGATCTCCAGACGCAGTTACAACAGGTGCAATCCCAGCGCGATGCGCTGCAGGAAGAAGTGGAAAGCGCCCAACAAGCGAGCGACCGGGCGATGCTGGAAGCCGCCTTATCGGATGCGCTGGCTGAGGCGTATGCCGTGCGCCTGGCGTTGAAAGACGAAGATGCTACGGGGGCCAGCCTGCACGCCGAGGCGTTGGGGCGAGCCTTGCAGGCGTTGCAGCAAAAGACCCCTACTGCTCACCGCGACCTGGTAGCCCAGATGCAGAAGCAGGCGGCCGATATTCAGGCCAATTTGGATTCCCCCGGCTACGCCGACCGCCAGTTGCGGGCGCTGATTCAGCATTTGCAGGCGCTCAAAGAGG of Chloroflexota bacterium contains these proteins:
- a CDS encoding uracil-DNA glycosylase, with translation MDDLAARRAQLEALRERIAVCRACLEAGYWVHPRPIYSGHVGARIMVIGQAPGITEVEAGRPFNAGSGSRLFRWLADAGIEETWFRRTQYMTSVTKCYPGRAKSGSGDRAPSRKEQMLCRPFLEAEIALVDPELILPVGRLAINMFYPQKARLSEIIGTEKQVEGRWVVPLPHPSGASRWHQSEANRALVRQAVARIAAHMARMFPDGIGGIKEE